Proteins co-encoded in one Nonlabens agnitus genomic window:
- a CDS encoding CHC2 zinc finger domain-containing protein, whose translation MVKPYAAVELLVKRKSMNCRNANKISIVEFLKREGMRIAKENERDSWFLSPFRSESTPSFKVDKTKNLFYDFGEGIGGNLIDFVMIYKKWDLRKTLNELSKGSFSFNQHKPKQPTKKAAKYTIKEVRSISSPALIAYLEERAINLDFAQQFCTQVHYQFTSEKTYFGLGFKNDVGGYELRNRYFKGCLGSKSTTTITQDSSTLSMFESWSDFLSYLTLKKQIPHEDFIVLNSTFLASKCVNKLNGYEKVKTFFDNDEAGYRATLLLQSKSTCAFRDLRKHYSDFNDLNDFLLHKRIG comes from the coding sequence ATGGTAAAACCATATGCAGCAGTAGAGTTGCTAGTCAAAAGAAAAAGTATGAATTGTAGAAACGCAAACAAGATATCTATCGTGGAATTCTTAAAGAGAGAAGGAATGAGAATAGCGAAGGAGAATGAAAGAGATTCGTGGTTCCTTTCACCTTTTAGAAGTGAATCCACACCATCCTTTAAAGTTGATAAAACAAAGAATCTGTTTTATGACTTTGGAGAAGGAATCGGTGGTAATCTAATAGATTTTGTGATGATATATAAAAAATGGGATTTGAGGAAGACTTTAAATGAGCTCTCTAAAGGATCATTTTCTTTTAACCAGCATAAACCTAAACAACCAACAAAGAAAGCAGCTAAATATACTATTAAAGAAGTGAGATCAATATCAAGCCCTGCACTAATTGCTTATCTGGAGGAAAGAGCAATAAACTTAGATTTTGCTCAACAATTTTGCACACAAGTACACTATCAATTCACATCCGAAAAAACATATTTTGGATTAGGTTTTAAGAACGATGTGGGTGGTTACGAACTTAGAAACAGATATTTCAAAGGGTGTTTAGGATCCAAATCTACCACAACAATAACTCAAGATTCAAGCACACTTTCAATGTTCGAATCTTGGTCAGATTTCCTGTCTTATTTGACACTCAAAAAACAGATCCCACATGAAGATTTCATCGTTCTCAACAGCACCTTTTTGGCTTCAAAATGCGTCAATAAATTGAACGGTTATGAAAAGGTTAAAACCTTTTTTGACAATGATGAAGCTGGATATAGAGCAACACTCCTACTCCAGTCAAAATCAACTTGCGCATTTCGAGATCTACGAAAACACTATTCTGATTTTAATGATTTAAATGATTTTTTATTACATAAACGTATTGGTTAG
- a CDS encoding replication initiation protein codes for MKPAKYNIIHANFFNRSICKFDNEIQKDIVYVVQGKIDFFGEPQDLIRIPYSDYIMFKNTKKNNTYSFIEFTQFVAEIIGVGGAFFNKINNSFISFNLFDNVQIDVENPETLIIQLGRFGKIFFFQKSLKNYIEEITPKGKSIRYIGHTQIDNDLSKIRGLRRKKFFEIISQFKNTGFCKIRVLELKMYLGYIEVVDKDTGEALSQKDQLKFIFIPQDQFKFKDNHVQYGQFERDFLKPAIRSINEDKGNPIRNLTLFKKSKTGRKITHLEFRFDPLSDNLSAKELECIKLFEKLNLDRGQIVFLIKRIGSEEMLNRWIQNVDRRVHGENKIPKYYERNNQKEIENISGYLYKVLFKELN; via the coding sequence ATGAAACCAGCAAAATACAATATCATACACGCAAATTTTTTTAATCGTAGCATATGCAAGTTTGATAATGAAATACAAAAAGATATTGTTTATGTAGTTCAAGGCAAAATTGATTTTTTTGGAGAGCCTCAAGATCTTATCAGAATACCATACTCTGACTATATAATGTTTAAAAACACTAAAAAAAACAACACTTACTCTTTTATTGAATTCACTCAATTCGTGGCTGAGATAATAGGTGTCGGCGGTGCTTTTTTTAATAAAATTAATAACTCGTTTATTTCTTTCAATCTATTTGATAATGTGCAAATCGATGTTGAAAATCCAGAAACTTTGATAATTCAACTAGGTCGATTTGGTAAGATTTTCTTTTTTCAGAAGAGTCTCAAAAATTACATTGAAGAGATAACTCCTAAAGGAAAATCTATAAGATATATAGGACATACTCAAATTGACAACGATTTATCAAAAATACGTGGGTTAAGACGAAAAAAGTTTTTTGAAATTATTTCTCAATTTAAAAATACTGGCTTTTGTAAAATCCGTGTTTTGGAACTTAAAATGTATTTAGGATATATCGAAGTTGTAGATAAAGATACTGGAGAAGCGCTCAGTCAAAAGGATCAATTAAAATTCATCTTTATTCCTCAAGATCAATTTAAATTCAAAGACAATCACGTTCAATACGGTCAGTTTGAAAGGGATTTTCTAAAACCTGCAATAAGATCAATTAATGAAGACAAGGGTAATCCTATTAGAAATCTAACGTTATTTAAGAAAAGTAAAACAGGTAGGAAAATTACACATCTCGAGTTCAGGTTTGATCCATTAAGCGATAATCTAAGCGCAAAAGAATTGGAATGTATAAAACTCTTTGAAAAACTCAATCTAGATAGGGGACAAATAGTTTTTTTAATCAAACGGATTGGATCCGAAGAAATGTTGAATCGTTGGATCCAGAATGTTGACAGAAGAGTGCATGGCGAGAACAAAATTCCCAAGTATTATGAACGCAATAATCAAAAAGAAATTGAAAATATTTCAGGGTATTTGTATAAGGTTCTATTTAAAGAACTGAATTGA